The proteins below come from a single Micromonospora citrea genomic window:
- a CDS encoding YciI family protein produces MPNFVLNVIQPDGDAPPPPEFLEPIMRDVGAVNQEMRRSGVWVFGAGLALAHTARVVRVRDDETLLTDGPFAEGKEHVGGFTVIAAPDLDAALGWAAKLSRATTLPIEVRPVTALDTA; encoded by the coding sequence ATGCCGAACTTCGTGCTCAACGTGATCCAGCCCGACGGCGACGCCCCGCCGCCGCCGGAGTTCCTCGAGCCGATCATGCGGGACGTCGGGGCCGTCAACCAGGAGATGCGCCGCAGCGGCGTCTGGGTCTTCGGCGCCGGGCTGGCGCTGGCCCACACCGCCCGGGTGGTCCGGGTCCGCGACGACGAGACGTTGCTGACCGACGGCCCGTTCGCCGAGGGCAAGGAGCACGTCGGCGGCTTCACCGTGATCGCCGCGCCGGATCTGGACGCGGCGCTGGGCTGGGCGGCGAAGCTGTCCCGGGCGACCACCCTGCCGATCGAGGTCCGCCCGGTCACGGCCCTGGACACCGCCTGA